The sequence AGCGTGGCGTCGGCATCCACCGCCGGCCGCGCGGTGATGTCGACCGTCGCGACCAGCGGCGCCGGCGCGAACACCTCATCGATGTCGAGCGTGACGGTGCTGGCGGTGATGCCCGCGCTCGGGCGGAACGGCGACTGGAATGCGGTCCACAGCCGCGACAGCATATCGGCGTCGAGCGCCTGCTGGCTGAGCGTGATCTGCTCGTACTGGCGCCACAATTGCTCGGTCGGCAGCGCCTGCAGCAGGCTGGGCGTCGGCGGCACCGCGATGCCGGCCAGGATCTGCTTGATCGTCGCGCGCGGGATGATCCCGAGCCGCGTGATCGCGTGCAGCGCCACGCCGAACACCATCTCGCGCTCCAGCGTGTCGCCGGTCGCGGCAATCAGGTAATGCAAATCGAGCGCGAGCGGCGCCTTGGCGACGCGCTGCCCCTGCCCGTCCACCGGCGTCGCGCGATCGCGCGGCGGCAGATAATCGAGCGGCGGGCTGTACGAATCGGGATCGAATTCGGGATCGATATAGGTGTTGCGCCACGCCGCATTGGGCGCAACGTGATAGAGGAACAGCAGTACGCTCGGCGTCTCGCCGCGGCCGCTCGGATCGGGCCGGAGCGGATCGCTGCGCGGCGGCGGCGCGATCGACACGATTGGCGCGGTGGCGGCGGCGCCATAGACCGCCTTCAGCGCGCGCTCGATCAAGGTCTGGATGACGAGCGTGGTGGCGGGGA is a genomic window of Sphingomonas nostoxanthinifaciens containing:
- a CDS encoding Pvc16 family protein, with the translated sequence MSAHYAIPATTLVIQTLIERALKAVYGAAATAPIVSIAPPPRSDPLRPDPSGRGETPSVLLFLYHVAPNAAWRNTYIDPEFDPDSYSPPLDYLPPRDRATPVDGQGQRVAKAPLALDLHYLIAATGDTLEREMVFGVALHAITRLGIIPRATIKQILAGIAVPPTPSLLQALPTEQLWRQYEQITLSQQALDADMLSRLWTAFQSPFRPSAGITASTVTLDIDEVFAPAPLVATVDITARPAVDADATLAIDTVTVS